One stretch of Caldinitratiruptor microaerophilus DNA includes these proteins:
- the fabG gene encoding 3-oxoacyl-[acyl-carrier-protein] reductase, giving the protein MSLANRVAVVSGATGGLGQAISRALAGQGARVVLGFIHAGEAARSLAAEIEAAGGEALPVQADVSTAAGAEALVKAALERFGRLDILVNNAGVTRDSLLLRMDESDWDTVLATNLKGVFLLTKAAIRPMLKQRWGRIINITSAVGLVGNAGQANYAAAKAGLIGFTKSVARELASRNITCNAVAPGAIEAGMLMQLSEDQRRAMVEQIPLGRLGRPEEVAAAVVFLASEGADYITGQTLAVDGGMTMH; this is encoded by the coding sequence ATGTCTCTAGCCAACCGGGTGGCCGTTGTCAGCGGCGCCACAGGCGGCCTGGGACAGGCGATCAGCCGGGCGCTCGCTGGGCAGGGCGCTCGGGTTGTTTTAGGTTTCATACATGCCGGGGAAGCGGCCCGGTCCCTCGCGGCGGAGATCGAGGCGGCGGGGGGAGAGGCCCTGCCGGTCCAGGCGGACGTGTCCACGGCCGCGGGGGCGGAGGCCCTGGTGAAGGCGGCGCTGGAACGGTTCGGCCGCCTGGACATCCTGGTGAACAACGCCGGGGTCACCCGGGACAGCCTCCTCCTTCGCATGGACGAGTCGGATTGGGACACGGTTCTGGCCACGAACCTGAAGGGGGTGTTCCTCCTCACCAAGGCCGCGATCCGGCCCATGCTCAAGCAGCGGTGGGGGCGCATCATCAACATCACGTCCGCCGTCGGCCTGGTGGGCAACGCCGGCCAGGCCAACTACGCAGCCGCCAAGGCGGGTCTCATCGGATTCACCAAGTCGGTCGCCCGCGAGCTGGCAAGCCGGAACATCACCTGCAACGCGGTCGCCCCCGGGGCCATCGAGGCCGGCATGCTCATGCAGCTCAGCGAGGATCAGCGACGGGCCATGGTGGAACAGATCCCCCTGGGCCGCCTCGGGCGGCCGGAAGAGGTGGCGGCCGCGGTCGTATTCCTGGCCTCGGAGGGGGCAGACTACATCACCGGCCAGACGCTGGCTGTGGATGGCGGCATGACCATGCATTAG
- the acpP gene encoding acyl carrier protein, which translates to MASKDDIFKKVKAIIVDQLGVEESEVTPEAHFIDDLGADSLDIVELIMALEEEFGLEIPDEEAEKIATVNDAVEYIRSNS; encoded by the coding sequence ATGGCCAGCAAGGACGATATTTTCAAGAAAGTAAAGGCAATCATCGTGGACCAGCTCGGCGTGGAGGAATCCGAGGTCACGCCGGAGGCCCACTTCATCGACGATCTCGGTGCGGACTCGCTGGACATCGTAGAGCTCATCATGGCCCTGGAAGAGGAATTCGGCCTGGAGATCCCCGACGAAGAAGCCGAGAAGATCGCGACGGTCAATGACGCTGTCGAGTACATCCGCTCGAACTCCTAA